ACCGGCGTAAGCTTCAAATGATGTTAGTGTTATAAGGGATGTAACAAGAAAAAAGATCAGAAAGTACATTACTTTCTCCTTATCGAATCTACAGCCTGGGAAGAAGTATGCTTTTTTGATAGGAGGAAACATGATGTCAGGTTGGTTCTTACCGGACTCGAGTAGTTTTTTGAGTCAACTAACATTTTAGTAATATAACTTTAATTCAGAGACTTTCCAAAACAACAGAGTCATCATATTAGTAGCGAGTATTGCCATACGAATTCCTCAAAGTTAGTATCTGTAAAGAAGCACGAGTATCTGATCAGGATTCCTGTTTTGGAATACTTTAAGTTAGAGGTTCATATGGATGAAATATCCGAGAAAAAAGATCCTGCAATTCTTCTGAAGATACTTCCTGATACGGACGGTCTTGAGCGGATAAAAGTTCTTGCGGAACTGACCGTAGCATTCAAGGCAAATAATCCACAGAAAGCTGCTGATTTTGGAAAGCAGGGATTGGAACTATTACGGGAAACGGAAAACAGGGAACTGGAATCCTTTATCCTGAATGAACTCTGTTGGATCTGTCAATGTCTCGGGGAACATCATATCGCTCTGGAGTTTGGAATCAGAAATCTCGATATTATCAGTAAAAATGATAATGAAGAGAAAATATCCAATGCCTTCAACAACATTGGCTCAGTATACTGGAGACTGGCGAGGTTTGACCAGGCTCTGGAGTACTATCTGAAAGCTCTGAGGATTCTTGAGAACCTCGGAGACAAACAGGGAATCGCAATCGTTTCAAATAATATCGGAGTTATCTACAATGCCATTGGTGATAAGGACAGCGCTCTTGATTTCTACAACAGAGCAATCAAAATCAACGAAGAACTCAATTCCAAAAACAAGCTTGCCACTTCTCTCAACAATGCCGGAGTCATCTACCTTGAAACCAAGGGAGAACATGAAAAGGCACTGGAGTACTACCAGAGAGCTCTTGAAATAAGAGAGAAACTCGGAAATAAATGGAGAATACCTCACTCTCTGACAAATATCGGCGTGGTGCTGAAAGAGATGAAAGACTACAGCAAATCGCTAGAATACTTCTTCAGATCACTTGAGATTGCTGAGAAAATCGGAAACAGACATGTGGCTGCTACAACACTCACCAGTATAGGCGAAGTCTATTTATTACTGGACAATTTCGATAAGGCTCAGGAATATGTCATGCGAGGACTCGCTATCACAGAAGAGATCGATGCGCCCGATCTTAAAAGAAACTGTTGCGAAGTAATGTCAGGAATCTTTGAGAAAAAAGGTGATTTCAGGGAAGCACTCAAATACAACAAACAATTCAAAGAGATTAATGATAGAATATTCACTGAAGAAAGCAGCAAGAAATACAACGAACTCCAGATAAGCTACGAAACAGCGAAAAAGGAAAAGGAAAACGAGATTTACAGGCTCAGGAATATTGAGCTTGTGAAGGCAAATGAAAAACTGACGAAAGCTCTTGCCGAAGTGAAAACACTCAGCGGGCTGCTTCCAATCTGTTCGTCCTGTAAAAAGATCAGGGATGATTCCGGATACTGGGAACAGATAGAGAAATACATAACAGAGCGTTCAGACACTCAGTTCAGTCATGGAATCTGTCCTGAATGCATGAAGAAGCTTTATCCTGAATATAAGGAGTCCCATGGTTGATCCTTCTGAGAAGAAAGATATTGAGATACTCCTGAAGAAACTTTCTGAAACTGATGGGCTGGATAGAATTAAAGTTCTTGCGGATCTGAGTGTAGCATTTAGAGAAGTCAATCCACGGAAGGTTATTGAATTCGGGAAACAGGGTCTGGCGTTGCTGCAGGATACTGAGGACAGGAAACTTGAATCCGTTATTCTTAGTGAGCTCTGCTGGGCATATCAGTGCACTGGGGAGTATCAGACTGCTCTGGAATACGGTTTCAGAATGCTTGAACTTACAAATGAAACTAATGATGCCCCGGATAAAGCTACTGCATTGAATCGAATCGGTGCGTCATACCTTAGAACAGCCAGGTTCGATCAGGCACTTGATTATTTCATGCAGGCACTAAAAATTCGTGAGAAGATCGGTGACAAAGCGGGGATTGCATCATCGCTTAATAATATCGGAATCATATTCAATAGAACAGGGAACGATAAAAAATCCCTGAATTACTATAACCGGGCCA
This Candidatus Aegiribacteria sp. DNA region includes the following protein-coding sequences:
- a CDS encoding tetratricopeptide repeat protein; this encodes MDEISEKKDPAILLKILPDTDGLERIKVLAELTVAFKANNPQKAADFGKQGLELLRETENRELESFILNELCWICQCLGEHHIALEFGIRNLDIISKNDNEEKISNAFNNIGSVYWRLARFDQALEYYLKALRILENLGDKQGIAIVSNNIGVIYNAIGDKDSALDFYNRAIKINEELNSKNKLATSLNNAGVIYLETKGEHEKALEYYQRALEIREKLGNKWRIPHSLTNIGVVLKEMKDYSKSLEYFFRSLEIAEKIGNRHVAATTLTSIGEVYLLLDNFDKAQEYVMRGLAITEEIDAPDLKRNCCEVMSGIFEKKGDFREALKYNKQFKEINDRIFTEESSKKYNELQISYETAKKEKENEIYRLRNIELVKANEKLTKALAEVKTLSGLLPICSSCKKIRDDSGYWEQIEKYITERSDTQFSHGICPECMKKLYPEYKESHG